One Brassica napus cultivar Da-Ae chromosome C2, Da-Ae, whole genome shotgun sequence DNA window includes the following coding sequences:
- the LOC106367685 gene encoding tubby-like F-box protein 1, producing MSFRSIVRDVRDSIGSLSRRRFDFKLSSLHREGGKSRGSVQDCHEEQQQQPLVLVKETPWASLPPELLHDVIKRLEESESAWPARRHVVACASVCRSWRDMCKEIVQRPELSGKITFPVSLKQPGPRDATMQCFIKRDKSNLTYHLYLCLSPALLVENGKFLLSAKRIRRSTYTEYVISMHADTISRSSNTYIGKIRSNFLGTKFIIYDTQPPYNKPSQPLQPLGLSRRFYSKRVSPKVPSGSYKIAQVSYELNVLGTRGPRRMHCAMHSIPASSLAEGGTVPGQPEIIVPRSLLDESFRSITSSSSRKFTSDYPTEFSSARFSDILEEGEAVFGEGKERVSSPLVLKNKPPRWHEQLQCWCLNFRGRVTVASVKNFQLIAANQPQPQTSGQIDGPDKIILQFGKVGKDMFTMDFRYPLSAFQSFAICLSSFDTKLACE from the exons ATGTCTTTCCGCAGCATAGTTCGTGATGTGAGAGACAGTATAGGAAGCCTATCAAGGCGTAGATTCGACTTTAAGTTAAGCAGCCTGCACAGAGAAGGAGGCAAATCTCGTGGTTCGGTTCAAGACTGTCATgaggaacaacaacaacagcctCTAGTACTAGTTAAAGAAACCCCTTGGGCGAGTCTTCCTCCTGAGCTGTTGCACGATGTGATCAAAAGGCTGGAAGAGAGCGAAAGCGCCTGGCCTGCTCGTAGACATGTGGTTGCTTGTGCTTCTGTCTGCAGGTCATGGAGAGATATGTGCAAAGAGATTGTTCAAAGGCCTGAGCTTTCTGGCAAAATCACATTCCCTGTTTCCCTCAAACAG CCTGGACCAAGAGATGCGACAATGCAATGCTTTATCAAAAGGGATAAGTCTAATCTCACTTACCATCTATACCTTTGTCTCAGTCCTG CTTTGTTGGTTGAGAATGGAAAGTTTCTTCTTTCGGCGAAACGCATAAGAAGAAGTACTTACACTGAGTACGTGATCTCTATGCACGCAGACACCATTTCAAGATCAAGCAACACCTACATTGGCAAGATTAG GTCTAACTTCCTTGGTACAAAGTTCATCATATACGACACACAACCTCCATACAACAAACCCTCTCAGCCGCTCCAGCCGCTAGGCCTTAGCCGCAGGTTTTACTCGAAGAGAGTATCTCCCAAAGTCCCTAGCGGCAGCTACAAGATAGCTCAAGTGTCTTACGAGCTAAACGTTCTTGGCACCCGAGGTCCAAGGAGAATGCACTGTGCTATGCACTCAATCCCCGCTTCTTCTCTTGCGGAAGGCGGAACGGTCCCTGGACAGCCAGAGATCATTGTCCCTCGCTCTCTTCTTGACGAGTCTTTCCGCAGCATTACATCATCCTCGTCGAGAAAGTTCACTAGCGACTACCCGACCGAGTTTAGCAGCGCGCGGTTTTCCGACATTCTAGAGGAAGGAGAAGCTGTGTTTGGAGAAGGAAAAGAGCGGGTTTCGTCGCCTCTTGTGCTTAAAAACAAGCCACCAAGGTGGCATGAACAGCTTCAGTGCTGGTGTTTGAACTTCAGGGGACGTGTAACGGTCGCATCGGTTAAGAACTTTCAGCTGATTGCAGCAAACCAGCCTCAGCCTCAGACGTCAGGTCAGATAGATGGTCCAGACAAGATCATATTACAGTTTGGGAAAGTGGGAAAGGACATGTTCACTATGGATTTTAGGTATCCACTCTCTGCGTTTCAGTCTTTTGCTATATGTTTGAGCAGTTTTGATACTAAACTCGCTTGTGAATGA